A genomic window from Candidatus Kouleothrix ribensis includes:
- the leuD gene encoding 3-isopropylmalate dehydratase small subunit (catalyzes the isomerization between 2-isopropylmalate and 3-isopropylmalate in leucine biosynthesis) has protein sequence MVLYGVAHRVGDNIGTTAIIAPEQRGAGDPALLAAYCLATVDPQIAEAAREGDVLLAGAHFGYGDAADSAVLALQAAGFAAVVAASADAGFAAAAAAYGLPVLICPAATGVAAGSVVRLDLAGGTITDRATGAVFRTAACPRELIEAVRRTQLLARMRRVVEAEGFDG, from the coding sequence ATGGTACTCTACGGCGTAGCCCACCGGGTTGGCGACAATATTGGCACCACCGCGATCATCGCGCCCGAGCAGCGTGGTGCGGGCGACCCAGCGCTGCTGGCGGCATACTGCCTGGCCACAGTCGATCCACAGATCGCCGAGGCAGCGCGCGAGGGTGATGTGCTTCTAGCCGGCGCGCACTTCGGGTACGGCGACGCGGCCGACAGCGCAGTGCTGGCGCTCCAGGCGGCCGGGTTTGCGGCGGTGGTTGCCGCCAGCGCCGACGCAGGTTTCGCTGCGGCTGCGGCGGCATATGGCCTACCCGTGCTGATCTGCCCGGCCGCTACCGGCGTTGCAGCCGGCAGTGTCGTGCGGCTCGACCTGGCCGGCGGTACGATTACCGACCGGGCGACGGGCGCGGTCTTTCGTACTGCTGCCTGCCCGCGCGAGCTGATCGAAGCGGTGCGACGCACCCAACTGCTCGCC